One Brachybacterium aquaticum genomic region harbors:
- the argJ gene encoding bifunctional glutamate N-acetyltransferase/amino-acid acetyltransferase ArgJ — MSITRPRGFRAVGLAAGIKASGKEDLALVVNDGPRDVAAAVFTTNRVQAAPVLWSRQAVADGRARAVVLNSGGANACTGPEGFQDTHRTAEHLAELLDVAAQDVLVCSTGLIGERLPMEPLLAGVTAATQQLAASEAADASASRAIMTTDSVPKTAQVTTESGVVVGGIAKGAGMLAPQLATMLVVLTTDADVDAEIAQQALREATRTTFDRVDSDACMSTNDTVILLASGASGVTLPAPELAEAVRAVSADLARQLVADAEGASHDVHVVVRYASSEDAALAVAREIARSNLVKAAIFGNDPNWGRIVAAAGCVPESVAPYDVADLSVTVNGVEVCRGGGAHRDRSEVDMTPRETLIEVDLGAGAATADIWTNDLTHDYVEENSAYSS, encoded by the coding sequence GTGTCGATCACCCGCCCCCGCGGCTTCCGCGCCGTCGGCCTCGCCGCCGGCATCAAGGCCTCCGGCAAGGAGGACCTCGCCCTGGTCGTCAACGACGGCCCGCGCGACGTCGCCGCCGCCGTGTTCACCACCAACCGCGTCCAGGCCGCGCCCGTGCTCTGGTCCCGCCAGGCCGTCGCCGACGGTCGCGCCCGCGCGGTGGTGCTGAACTCCGGCGGCGCCAACGCCTGCACCGGCCCCGAGGGCTTCCAGGACACCCACCGCACCGCCGAGCACCTCGCCGAGCTGCTCGACGTCGCCGCCCAGGACGTGCTCGTGTGCTCCACGGGCCTGATCGGCGAGCGGCTCCCGATGGAGCCGCTGCTGGCCGGGGTCACCGCCGCGACCCAGCAGCTCGCCGCGAGCGAGGCGGCCGACGCCTCCGCGTCCCGCGCGATCATGACCACCGACTCCGTCCCGAAGACGGCGCAGGTCACCACCGAATCGGGCGTCGTCGTCGGCGGCATCGCCAAGGGCGCGGGCATGCTCGCCCCGCAGCTGGCGACCATGCTGGTCGTGCTCACCACCGACGCGGACGTGGACGCCGAGATCGCGCAGCAGGCGCTGCGCGAGGCGACCCGCACCACCTTCGACCGGGTCGACTCCGATGCGTGCATGTCCACCAACGACACCGTCATCCTCCTGGCCTCCGGCGCGAGCGGCGTGACCCTGCCGGCCCCGGAGCTCGCCGAGGCCGTGCGCGCCGTCAGCGCCGACCTCGCCCGCCAGCTCGTCGCCGACGCCGAGGGCGCCAGCCATGACGTGCACGTCGTGGTCCGCTACGCCAGCAGCGAGGACGCGGCCCTGGCCGTCGCCCGCGAGATCGCCCGCTCCAACCTCGTCAAGGCCGCGATCTTCGGCAACGACCCCAACTGGGGCCGGATCGTCGCGGCGGCCGGCTGCGTCCCCGAGTCCGTGGCGCCCTACGACGTCGCCGACCTCTCCGTCACCGTCAACGGCGTGGAGGTGTGCCGCGGCGGCGGCGCCCACCGCGACCGGTCCGAGGTGGACATGACCCCGCGCGAGACCCTCATCGAGGTCGACCTCGGCGCCGGGGCTGCGACCGCGGACATCTGGACCAACGACCTCACCCACGACTACGTCGAAGAGAACAGCGCGTACTCCTCATGA
- the argB gene encoding acetylglutamate kinase, with product MTADPKNAGSSTADSKPATSKNPLTELTPAQADAHAKSEILIEALPWMQRFKDKIVVVKYGGNAMIDEDLRRAFAADMVFMRHAGIHVVVVHGGGPQINAMLNRVGIESEFRGGLRVTDDDTMDVVRMVLVGQVGRELVGLINSHGPYAIGMSGEDARLFAARRRGAVVDGQDVDLGNVGAVTQVRPESIQDLLDAGRIPVVSSIAPEIDEDGKPTGAVLNINADLAAGALAAGLDAEKLVVLTDIEGLYRDFPDRGSLIPEISASELRGMLPTLTAGMIPKAESLLDAVDAGVRTAAMIDGRIEHAVLLEVFTDKGVGTMVRRDDYV from the coding sequence ATGACCGCAGATCCCAAGAACGCAGGCTCCAGCACTGCCGACTCGAAGCCCGCGACCTCCAAGAACCCGCTCACCGAGCTGACGCCCGCCCAGGCCGACGCCCACGCGAAGTCCGAGATCCTCATCGAGGCGCTGCCCTGGATGCAGCGCTTCAAGGACAAGATCGTCGTGGTGAAGTACGGCGGCAACGCCATGATCGACGAGGACCTGCGCCGCGCCTTCGCGGCGGACATGGTCTTCATGCGCCACGCCGGGATCCACGTGGTCGTGGTCCACGGCGGCGGCCCGCAGATCAACGCCATGCTGAACCGCGTCGGCATCGAGTCCGAGTTCCGCGGCGGCCTGCGCGTCACCGATGACGACACCATGGACGTGGTGCGGATGGTCCTGGTCGGCCAGGTCGGGCGAGAGCTCGTGGGCCTGATCAACAGCCACGGCCCCTACGCGATCGGCATGTCCGGCGAGGACGCGCGGCTGTTCGCCGCCCGCCGCCGCGGCGCCGTGGTGGACGGGCAGGACGTCGACCTCGGCAACGTGGGCGCCGTCACCCAGGTGCGGCCCGAGTCGATCCAGGACCTGCTGGACGCCGGCCGGATCCCGGTCGTCTCCTCGATCGCGCCCGAGATCGACGAGGACGGAAAGCCGACGGGAGCGGTGCTGAACATCAACGCCGACCTCGCCGCCGGTGCCCTCGCCGCGGGCCTGGACGCCGAGAAGCTCGTGGTCCTCACCGACATCGAGGGCCTGTACCGCGACTTCCCCGACCGCGGCTCGCTCATCCCGGAGATCTCCGCGAGCGAGCTGCGCGGCATGCTCCCCACGCTCACCGCAGGGATGATCCCCAAGGCCGAGTCGCTGCTGGACGCGGTCGACGCCGGCGTGCGCACCGCCGCCATGATCGACGGCCGCATCGAGCACGCCGTGCTGCTGGAGGTCTTCACCGACAAGGGCGTGGGCACGATGGTCAGGAGGGACGACTATGTCTGA
- a CDS encoding acetylornithine transaminase has protein sequence MSEQDTTTTAPTGSVLATGSSAAADGASLMDRYSHAALGIFGTPQRVLVRGEGAHVWDADGKEYLDLLGGIAVNALGHAHPDVVAALSKQAGTLVHVSNFFATPTQIELAERLLQLAKAPEGSRVFFTNSGAESNEAAFKIARRTGRPRILALEKSFHGRTMGALALTHKEAYRAPFEPLPGGVEFLPADDIDALEKALSTDDVAALVLEPIQGEAGVLPLSEEYLRAARELTAAHGTLLILDEVQTGVGRTGEWFAHQAIEGLRPDVMTLAKGLGGGFPIGAVLTFGEHASTLLSPGQHGTTFGGNPLGAAVSLAVLGTIAEEDLLGAARRLGTQLQAEVTELAATDPRIEGIRGAGLLQGIALAAPLAPHVVTAGLEAGYIVNAANPTTIRLAPPLIITGEQLSGFVEALPGLLDRAEQLAVEAEGSVPSAAPAPSAATAPSAAPAPSAPTAATAPEKRS, from the coding sequence ATGTCTGAGCAGGACACCACCACGACGGCTCCCACGGGCTCCGTCCTCGCCACCGGCAGCTCCGCCGCGGCCGACGGCGCGAGCCTCATGGACCGCTACTCGCACGCGGCGCTGGGCATCTTCGGCACGCCCCAGCGCGTGCTCGTGCGCGGCGAGGGCGCCCACGTCTGGGACGCCGACGGGAAGGAGTACCTCGACCTCCTCGGCGGGATCGCGGTCAACGCCCTCGGCCACGCCCACCCCGACGTGGTCGCGGCGCTCTCCAAGCAGGCCGGCACCCTCGTGCACGTCTCGAACTTCTTCGCCACCCCCACCCAGATCGAGCTCGCCGAGCGGCTCCTGCAGCTGGCGAAGGCCCCCGAGGGCTCGCGGGTGTTCTTCACCAACTCCGGTGCCGAGTCCAACGAGGCGGCGTTCAAAATCGCCCGCCGCACCGGACGCCCGCGCATCCTGGCGCTCGAGAAGTCCTTCCACGGCCGCACCATGGGCGCGCTCGCGCTCACCCACAAGGAGGCCTACCGCGCCCCCTTCGAGCCGCTTCCCGGCGGGGTCGAGTTCCTGCCGGCCGACGACATCGACGCGCTCGAGAAGGCTCTGTCGACCGACGATGTGGCCGCCCTCGTGCTCGAGCCCATCCAGGGCGAGGCCGGGGTCCTGCCGCTGTCCGAGGAGTACCTCCGCGCCGCCCGCGAGCTCACCGCCGCCCACGGCACCCTGCTGATCCTCGACGAGGTCCAGACCGGAGTGGGGCGCACGGGGGAGTGGTTCGCCCACCAGGCGATCGAGGGCCTCCGGCCGGACGTCATGACCCTTGCCAAGGGCCTCGGCGGCGGCTTCCCGATCGGCGCCGTGCTCACCTTCGGCGAGCACGCCAGCACGCTGCTGAGCCCCGGCCAGCACGGCACCACCTTCGGCGGGAACCCGCTGGGGGCGGCCGTGTCCCTCGCGGTGCTCGGCACGATCGCCGAGGAGGACCTGCTCGGCGCCGCCCGCCGCCTCGGCACGCAGCTCCAGGCCGAGGTCACCGAGCTCGCCGCGACCGACCCCCGCATCGAGGGGATCCGCGGCGCGGGCCTGCTGCAGGGCATCGCGCTGGCCGCACCGCTGGCCCCGCACGTCGTCACCGCCGGCCTCGAGGCCGGGTACATCGTCAACGCCGCGAACCCCACCACGATCCGCCTCGCCCCGCCGCTGATCATCACCGGCGAGCAGCTCTCCGGCTTCGTCGAGGCGCTGCCCGGTCTGCTCGACCGCGCCGAACAGCTCGCCGTCGAGGCGGAGGGCTCCGTCCCGTCGGCCGCGCCCGCCCCGTCGGCCGCGACCGCCCCGTCGGCCGCGCCCGCCCCGTCGGCCCCGACCGCCGCCACCGCTCCCGAGAAGAGGTCCTGA
- the argF gene encoding ornithine carbamoyltransferase, producing the protein MPRHFLRDDDLSSAEQKEVLALALQLADDRFAKRPLEGPRTVAIMFDKASTRTRVSFATGVAELGGSPLVIDAGSSQLGRGESVVDTTEVLTRMVSAIVWRTFGQERIEEMAAHATVPVVNALTDEFHPCQILADLQTIAQHTGGLAEGDAALAGRSLAYLGDGANNMAHSYLLGGVTAGMDVRVASPASHRPDPAVVARAEEIAATTGGSVLVTDDPREAVAGATAVITDTWVSMGQEGEEGRGEETFAPFQVTAELMELSGGIFLHCLPAYRGKEVTAEVIDGPASVVWDEAENRLHAQKALLTWLLEHPDEDTAAHALPVGRERR; encoded by the coding sequence ATGCCCCGTCACTTCCTGCGCGACGACGACCTGAGCTCGGCCGAGCAGAAGGAGGTCCTCGCCCTCGCCCTGCAGCTGGCCGATGACCGCTTCGCCAAGCGCCCCCTCGAGGGGCCGCGCACCGTCGCGATCATGTTCGACAAGGCCTCGACCCGCACCCGCGTGTCCTTCGCGACCGGTGTCGCCGAGCTCGGCGGCAGCCCGCTCGTGATCGACGCGGGCTCCAGCCAGCTGGGCCGCGGCGAGTCCGTCGTGGACACCACCGAGGTGCTCACCCGCATGGTCTCCGCGATCGTGTGGCGCACCTTCGGCCAGGAGCGCATCGAGGAGATGGCCGCCCACGCGACCGTCCCCGTCGTCAACGCCCTGACCGACGAGTTCCATCCCTGCCAGATCCTCGCCGACCTGCAGACCATCGCCCAGCACACCGGGGGACTGGCCGAGGGGGACGCGGCGCTGGCCGGACGCTCCCTCGCCTACCTCGGCGACGGCGCGAACAACATGGCCCACTCCTACCTGCTCGGCGGGGTGACCGCCGGGATGGACGTGCGCGTGGCCTCCCCGGCCTCCCACCGTCCGGACCCCGCGGTCGTCGCCCGCGCCGAGGAGATCGCCGCGACCACCGGCGGCTCGGTGCTCGTCACCGACGATCCGCGCGAGGCCGTCGCTGGCGCCACCGCCGTCATCACCGACACCTGGGTGTCGATGGGGCAGGAGGGCGAGGAGGGCCGCGGCGAGGAGACCTTCGCGCCGTTCCAGGTCACCGCCGAGCTGATGGAGCTCTCCGGCGGAATCTTCCTGCACTGCCTGCCCGCCTACCGCGGCAAGGAGGTGACCGCCGAGGTCATCGACGGTCCCGCCTCCGTGGTGTGGGACGAGGCGGAGAACCGCCTGCACGCCCAGAAGGCGCTGCTGACCTGGCTGCTGGAGCACCCCGACGAGGACACCGCCGCGCACGCCCTCCCCGTCGGCCGAGAGCGCCGATGA
- a CDS encoding argininosuccinate synthase has translation MTEKIVLAYSGGLDTSVAIGWIHDATGADVIACAVDVGQGGEDLEVIRQRALDCGAVEAYVADARDEFANEYCMPALKANALYMDAYPNVSAISRPVITKHLVKAAKKYGATTVAHGCTGKGNDQVRFEVSITSLAPELKCIAPVRDLALTRDKAIEYAERKGLPIATTKHNPFSIDQNVWGRAIETGFLEDIWNEPTKDVFSYTDDPAFPPVADEVIISFEQGVPVAIDGRKVTPLEAIQELNRRAGAQGIGRIDIVEDRLVGIKSREVYEAPGAMTLITAHQELERVTLEREQSRFKRTVGDRWTELVYDGQWFSPLKKSLDAFIEDTQRYVSGDIRMTLHGGRATVTGRRSETGLYDFNLATYDEGDTFDQGSARGFIDIYGLAAKQAAARDVAFGNGEDLEAASRETA, from the coding sequence GTGACCGAAAAGATCGTCCTCGCCTACTCCGGCGGCCTCGACACCTCCGTCGCCATCGGCTGGATCCACGACGCCACCGGCGCCGACGTCATCGCCTGCGCGGTCGACGTGGGCCAGGGCGGCGAGGACCTCGAGGTCATCCGCCAGCGCGCCCTGGACTGCGGCGCCGTCGAGGCCTACGTCGCCGACGCCCGCGACGAGTTCGCCAACGAGTACTGCATGCCCGCCCTCAAGGCGAACGCGCTGTACATGGACGCCTACCCGAACGTCTCGGCGATCTCCCGCCCCGTGATCACCAAGCACCTGGTCAAGGCCGCCAAGAAGTACGGCGCCACCACCGTCGCCCACGGCTGCACCGGCAAGGGCAACGACCAGGTCCGCTTCGAGGTTTCGATCACCTCGCTCGCCCCCGAGCTCAAGTGCATCGCCCCCGTGCGCGACCTCGCGCTGACCCGCGACAAGGCCATCGAGTACGCCGAGCGCAAGGGCCTGCCGATCGCCACCACCAAGCACAACCCCTTCTCGATCGACCAGAACGTGTGGGGCCGCGCCATCGAGACCGGCTTCCTCGAGGACATCTGGAACGAGCCCACCAAGGACGTCTTCAGCTACACCGACGACCCGGCCTTCCCGCCGGTCGCCGACGAGGTCATCATCTCGTTCGAGCAGGGCGTCCCGGTCGCGATCGACGGCCGCAAGGTCACCCCGCTCGAGGCGATCCAGGAGCTCAACCGCCGCGCCGGCGCCCAGGGCATCGGCCGCATCGACATCGTCGAGGACCGCCTCGTGGGCATCAAGTCCCGCGAGGTCTACGAGGCACCGGGCGCGATGACCCTGATCACCGCGCACCAGGAGCTCGAGCGCGTCACCCTCGAGCGCGAGCAGTCCCGCTTCAAGCGCACCGTCGGCGACCGCTGGACCGAGCTGGTCTACGACGGCCAGTGGTTCTCCCCGCTGAAGAAGTCCCTGGACGCCTTCATCGAGGACACCCAGCGCTACGTCTCCGGCGACATCCGCATGACCCTGCACGGCGGCCGCGCCACCGTCACCGGTCGCCGCAGCGAGACCGGCCTGTACGACTTCAACCTTGCCACCTACGACGAGGGCGACACCTTCGACCAGGGCAGCGCCCGCGGCTTCATCGACATCTACGGCCTGGCCGCCAAGCAGGCCGCGGCCCGCGACGTCGCCTTCGGCAACGGCGAGGACCTCGAGGCCGCCTCCAGGGAGACCGCATGA
- the argH gene encoding argininosuccinate lyase yields the protein MSQDPTAGAAPDGTAADGAAASEHAALWGGRFGSGPAAALAALSVSTHFDWRLAQYDLRGSKAHANVLHAAGLLTDDELARMQEALDALAADVASGAFVAAPDDEDVHTALERGLIERAGAELGGKLRAGRSRNDQIATLIRLFIRDQARAVGDQVLDLVDVLVARAREVHGAPMPGRTHLQHAQPLLLSHHLLAHAWPLLRDVERLRDLDARVDVSPYGSGALAGSSLGLDPQAVARELGFTDSVWNSIDGTASRDLTAEFAFVLAMIGIDLSRLAEEVILWNTKEFSFITLDDSYSTGSSIMPQKKNPDIAELARGKAGRVVGDLVGLLTTLKALPLAYNRDLQEDKEPVFDQVDSLNLVLPAFTGMMATLTFHTERMAELAPQGFSLATDIADHLVRRGVPFRSAHEISGACVKVAEAQGKELWDLTDEEFAEISEHLDPSVREVLSVEGSIASRDAKGGTAPVRVAEQEDAAEAAIASLRGFTRDR from the coding sequence ATGAGTCAGGACCCGACCGCGGGCGCCGCGCCCGACGGGACGGCAGCCGACGGGGCCGCCGCGTCGGAGCACGCCGCCCTCTGGGGCGGGCGCTTCGGCTCCGGCCCCGCGGCGGCGCTCGCCGCGCTGTCCGTGTCCACGCACTTCGACTGGCGGCTGGCCCAGTACGACCTGCGCGGCTCGAAGGCGCATGCGAACGTGCTGCACGCCGCCGGGCTGCTCACCGACGACGAGCTCGCCCGGATGCAGGAGGCGCTGGACGCGCTCGCGGCCGACGTCGCCTCCGGCGCGTTCGTCGCCGCGCCCGACGACGAGGACGTGCACACCGCACTCGAGCGCGGCCTGATCGAGCGGGCGGGCGCCGAGCTCGGCGGCAAGCTGCGCGCCGGCCGGTCCCGCAACGACCAGATCGCCACGCTCATCCGCCTGTTCATCCGCGACCAGGCCCGGGCGGTCGGCGACCAGGTCCTGGACCTGGTGGACGTGCTCGTGGCCCGCGCCCGCGAGGTGCACGGCGCGCCCATGCCCGGCCGCACCCACCTCCAGCACGCCCAGCCGCTGCTGCTCAGCCACCACCTTCTGGCGCACGCCTGGCCGCTGCTGCGGGACGTGGAGCGCCTGCGGGACCTCGACGCCCGCGTCGACGTCTCCCCGTACGGCTCGGGGGCGCTGGCCGGCTCGAGCCTGGGCTTGGATCCGCAGGCGGTCGCCCGTGAGCTCGGCTTCACCGACTCGGTGTGGAACTCGATCGACGGGACCGCCTCCCGGGACCTCACCGCGGAGTTCGCCTTCGTGCTGGCCATGATCGGGATCGACCTCTCGCGCCTGGCGGAGGAGGTCATCCTGTGGAACACCAAGGAGTTCTCGTTCATCACCCTGGACGACTCCTACTCCACCGGCTCCTCGATCATGCCGCAGAAGAAGAACCCCGACATCGCCGAGCTCGCCCGCGGCAAGGCCGGGCGCGTGGTCGGCGACCTCGTGGGGCTGCTGACCACGCTGAAGGCACTGCCGCTCGCGTACAACCGCGACCTGCAGGAGGACAAGGAGCCGGTCTTCGACCAGGTCGACTCCCTGAACCTCGTGCTGCCCGCATTCACCGGCATGATGGCCACCCTCACCTTCCACACCGAGCGGATGGCGGAGCTCGCGCCCCAGGGCTTCTCCCTGGCCACCGACATCGCCGACCACCTCGTGCGCCGCGGGGTCCCCTTCCGCAGCGCCCACGAGATCTCCGGCGCGTGCGTGAAGGTCGCCGAGGCCCAGGGCAAGGAGCTGTGGGACCTCACCGACGAGGAGTTCGCCGAGATCTCCGAGCACCTGGACCCCTCGGTCCGCGAGGTGCTCTCGGTCGAGGGCTCCATCGCCTCCCGCGACGCCAAGGGCGGCACCGCCCCGGTGCGCGTCGCCGAGCAGGAGGACGCCGCCGAGGCCGCGATCGCCTCCCTGCGCGGCTTCACCCGCGACCGCTGA
- the tyrS gene encoding tyrosine--tRNA ligase: MHSVLDDLDWRGLVVQTTGREALGSALADGPISLYCGFDPTASSLHVGHLTQVLTMRRFQLAGHKPFALVGGATGLIGDPRMSGERVLNDESVVAGWVGSLRDQISRFLDLEGEFGVQMVNNLDWIGQMGALQFLRDIGKHYRMGTMLAKETVARRLQSDEGISYTEFSYQVLQGIDFLELHRRHGVSLQYGGNDQWGNLLSGVDLIHKVEGHDVHAMTTPLVTKADGTKFGKSESGAVWLDPELTSPYAFHQFWLNAADADVVNYLRYFTFRTREEIDELAEATAAASHERAAQKALADDLTTLVHGQQATEQAKAAAAVLFGRGDVRALDEQTVGAIARELPFAEVTGTTSLVDAFVSAGIAQSKGAARRDAEGGGLSVNGEKVSADDLLREIGELDALPGGHLLLRRGRKNAAMVRRAG; this comes from the coding sequence ATGCATTCCGTCCTGGACGACCTCGACTGGCGAGGACTCGTCGTGCAGACCACCGGGCGCGAGGCGCTCGGCAGCGCTCTGGCGGACGGACCGATCAGCCTCTATTGCGGCTTCGACCCCACCGCCTCCTCGCTCCACGTCGGCCACCTCACCCAGGTGCTGACCATGCGCCGCTTCCAGCTCGCCGGGCACAAGCCTTTCGCCCTGGTGGGCGGAGCGACCGGCCTCATCGGCGACCCGCGCATGTCGGGGGAGCGGGTGCTGAACGACGAGAGCGTCGTGGCCGGCTGGGTCGGCTCCCTGCGCGACCAGATCTCCCGCTTCCTCGACCTCGAGGGCGAGTTCGGCGTGCAGATGGTCAACAACCTCGACTGGATCGGGCAGATGGGCGCACTGCAATTCCTGCGCGACATCGGCAAGCACTACCGCATGGGCACGATGCTCGCCAAGGAGACCGTGGCCCGTCGCCTGCAGAGCGACGAGGGGATCAGCTACACCGAGTTCAGCTACCAGGTGCTCCAGGGCATCGACTTCCTCGAGCTGCACCGCCGTCACGGGGTCTCCCTGCAGTACGGGGGCAACGATCAGTGGGGCAACCTGCTCTCCGGCGTGGACCTCATCCACAAGGTCGAGGGGCATGACGTGCATGCCATGACCACGCCCCTGGTCACCAAGGCCGACGGCACGAAGTTCGGCAAGAGCGAGAGCGGGGCCGTGTGGCTCGACCCGGAGCTCACGAGCCCGTACGCCTTCCACCAGTTCTGGCTGAACGCCGCGGACGCGGACGTCGTGAACTACCTGCGGTACTTCACCTTCCGCACCCGGGAGGAGATCGACGAGCTGGCCGAGGCGACGGCCGCCGCCTCGCACGAGCGGGCGGCCCAGAAGGCGCTGGCCGACGACCTGACGACCCTGGTCCACGGGCAGCAGGCCACCGAGCAGGCCAAGGCCGCCGCCGCCGTGCTCTTCGGGCGCGGGGACGTGCGCGCCCTGGACGAGCAGACCGTCGGGGCGATCGCCCGCGAGCTGCCCTTCGCCGAGGTCACCGGCACCACGTCGCTCGTCGACGCGTTCGTGAGTGCCGGCATCGCCCAGTCCAAGGGCGCCGCGCGCCGTGACGCCGAGGGCGGGGGACTCTCCGTGAACGGCGAGAAGGTCTCGGCCGACGACCTCCTGCGGGAGATCGGTGAGCTCGACGCCCTCCCCGGTGGTCATCTCCTGCTGCGGCGCGGCCGGAAGAACGCCGCCATGGTGCGACGCGCCGGCTGA
- a CDS encoding polyprenyl synthetase family protein: MPSTLPGVPDIDDELATSIVERLGTIEGRLRDSVATSDDMVRWTARHLMDAGGKRVRPMLVLLAASLGDIDAEGVVDAAVLVELTHLASLYHDDVMDSAPTRRGTESAHSLWGNNVAILTGDFLFARASALSASISVDAVRLHSETFERLCLGQLHETVGPTESDDRFEHYISVLSDKTASLLALAGELGASLSGAPEGTADIMRRYGEKVGVAFQLADDVLDLESDAATSGKTPGIDLREGVPTMPTLLVRRRAAEEKDERSLDIVRRLEGDLSDDDVLAEVVELLRADPALEETRALAQRTADEAVAVLEELPAGSVRDALIGFTRSLVQRRR, encoded by the coding sequence ATGCCGTCCACGCTGCCGGGCGTCCCCGACATCGACGACGAGCTCGCGACTAGCATCGTCGAGCGCCTCGGCACCATCGAGGGCCGGCTGCGCGACTCCGTCGCGACCTCCGACGACATGGTCCGCTGGACTGCCCGCCACCTCATGGATGCCGGCGGCAAGCGCGTGCGCCCCATGCTGGTGCTGCTCGCCGCCTCCCTCGGTGACATCGACGCCGAGGGCGTCGTGGACGCCGCGGTGCTCGTCGAGCTGACGCACCTCGCCAGTCTCTACCACGACGACGTCATGGACTCCGCGCCGACCAGGCGCGGCACCGAGAGTGCCCACTCCTTGTGGGGAAACAACGTCGCGATCCTGACCGGTGACTTCCTCTTCGCCCGTGCGAGCGCGCTCAGCGCCAGCATCAGCGTCGACGCGGTGCGTCTGCACTCGGAGACGTTCGAGCGGCTCTGCCTCGGTCAGCTGCACGAGACCGTTGGCCCCACCGAGTCCGACGACCGCTTCGAGCACTACATCTCCGTCCTGTCGGACAAGACGGCCTCCCTCCTCGCCCTCGCCGGTGAGCTCGGTGCCTCTCTGTCGGGCGCGCCCGAGGGCACTGCCGACATCATGCGCCGCTACGGGGAGAAGGTCGGCGTGGCCTTCCAGCTCGCCGACGACGTCCTCGACCTCGAGAGCGACGCCGCGACGAGCGGCAAGACCCCCGGCATCGACCTGCGCGAGGGCGTGCCCACCATGCCCACCCTCCTCGTGCGCCGCCGTGCGGCCGAGGAGAAGGACGAGCGGAGCCTCGACATCGTGCGCCGTCTCGAGGGGGACCTCTCCGACGACGACGTCCTCGCCGAGGTCGTCGAGCTGCTCCGTGCAGATCCTGCGCTGGAAGAGACGCGGGCCCTCGCACAGCGCACCGCCGACGAAGCGGTCGCGGTGCTCGAGGAGCTCCCCGCCGGCTCCGTGAGGGACGCCCTCATCGGGTTCACCCGCTCCCTGGTGCAGCGCCGACGCTGA